From Camelina sativa cultivar DH55 chromosome 5, Cs, whole genome shotgun sequence:
NNNNNNNNNNNNNNNNNNNNNNNNNNNNNNNNNNNNNNNNNNNNNNNNNNNNNNNNNNNNNNNNNNNNNNNNNNNNNNNNNNNNNNNNNNNNNNNNNNNNNNNNNNNNNNNNNNNNNNNNNNNNNNNNNNNNNNNNNNNNNNNNNNNNNNNNNNNNNNNNNNNNNNNNNNNNNNNNNNNNNNNNNNNNNNNNNNNNNNNNNNNNNNNNNNNNNNNNNNNNNNNNNNNNNNNNNNNNNNNNNNNNNNNNNNNNNNNNNNNNNNNNNNNNNNNNNNNNNNNNNNNNNNNNNNNNNNNNNNNNNNNNNNNNNNNNNNNNNNNNNNNNNNNNNNNNNNNNNNNNNNNNNNNNNNNNNNNNNNNNNNNNNNNNNNNNNNNNNNNNNNNNNNNNNNNNNNNNNNNNNNNNNNNNNNNNNNNNNNNNNNNNNNNNNNNNNNNNNNNNNNNNNNNNNNNNNNNNNNNNNNNNNNNNNNNNNNNNNNNNNNNNNNNNNNNNNNNNNNNNNNNNNNNNNNNNNNNNNNNNNNNNNNNNNNNNNNNNNNNNNNNNNNNNNNNNNNNNNNNNNNNNNNNNNNNNNNNNNNNNNNNNNNNNNNNNNNNNNNNNNNNNNNNNNNNNNNNNNNNNNNNNNNNNNNNNNNNNNNNNNNNNNNNNNNNNNNNNNNNNNNNNNNNNNNNNNNNNNNNNNNNNNNNNNNNNNNNNNNNNNNNNNNNNNNNNNNNNNNNNNNNNNNNNNNNNNNNNNNNNNNNNNNNNNNNNNNNNNNNNNNNNNNNNNNNNNNNNNNNNNNNNNNNNNNNNNNNNNNNNNNNNNNNNNNNNNNNNNNNNNNNNNNNNNNNNNNNNNNNNNNNNNNNNNNNNNNNNNNNNNNNNNNNNNNNNNNNNNNNNNNNNNNNNNNNNNNNNNNNNNNNNNNNNNNNNNNNNNNNNNNNNNNNNNNNNNNNNNNNNNNNNNNNNNNNNNNNNNNNNNNNNNNNNNNNNNNNNNNNNNNNNNNNNNNNNNNNNNNNNNNNNNNNNNNNNNNNNNNNNNNNNNNNNNNNNNNNNNNNNNNNNNNNNNNNNNNNNNNNNNNNNNNNNNNNNNNNNNNNNNNNNNNNNNNNNNNNNNNNNNNNNNNNNNNNNNNNNNNNNNNNNNNNNNNNNNNNNNNNNNNNNNNNNNNNNNNNNNNNNNNNNNNNNNNNNNNNNNNNNNNNNNNNNNNNNNNNNNNNNNNNNNNNNNNNNNNNNNNNNNNNNNNNNNNNNNNNNNNNNNNNNNNNNNNNNNNNNNNNNNNNNNNNNNNNNNNNNNNNNNNNNNNNNNNNNNNNNNNNNNNNNNNNNNNNNNNNNNNNNNNNNNNNNNNNNNNNNNNNNNNNNNNNNNNNNNNNNNNNNNNNNNNNNNNNNNNNNNNNNNNNNNNNNNNNNNNNNNNNNNNNNNNNNNNNNNNNNNNNNNNNNNNNNNNNNNNNNNNNNNNNNNNNNNNNNNNNNNNNNNNNNNNNNNNNNNNNNNNNNNNNNNNNNNNNNNNNNNNNNNNNNNNNNNNNNNNNNNNNNNNNNNNNNNNNNNNNNNNNNNNNNNNNNNNNNNNNNNNNNNNNNNNNNNNNNNNNNNNNNNNNNNNNNNNNNNNNNNNNNNNNNNNNNNNNNNNNNNNNNNNNNNNNNNNNNNNNNNNNNNNNNNNNNNNNNNNNNNNNNNNNNNNNNNNNNNNNNNNNNNNNNNNNNNNNNNNNNNNNNNNNNNNNNNNNNNNNNNNNNNNNNNNNNNNNNNNNNNNNNNNNNNNNNNNNNNNNNNNNNNNNNNNNNNNNNNNNNNNNNNNNNNNNNNNNNNNNNNNNNNNNNNNNNNNNNNNNNNNNNNNNNNNNNNNNNNNNNNNNNNNNNNNNNNNNNNNNNNNNNNNNNNNNNNNNNNNNNNNNNNNNNNNNNNNNNNNNNNNNNNNNNNNNNNNNNNNNNNNNNNNNNNNNNNNNNNNNNNNNNNNNNNNNNNNNNNNNNNNNNNNNNNNNNNNNNNNNNNNNNNNNNNNNNNNNNNNNNNNNNNNNNNNNNNNNNNNNNNNNNNNNNNNNNNNNNNNNNNNNNNNNNNNNNNNNNNNNNNNNNNNNNNNNNNNNNNNNNNNNNNNNNNNNNNNNNNNNNNNNNNNNNNNNNNNNNNNNNNNNNNNNNNNNNNNATCTACTtctattttgtgtgttttattgtttttgctttttttacttttgcattTTCCCAACTCTATTGTAAAATGTTAGTATCAAGGCTCCATACATGTagcaattctcataaatacaataaatatgaACAAAATTGTGAGTTAAATTAGAAAGTGATCAAGATGCATATTTTCAAACTAGTTTTATAGAACCAAACGAACCGTACGAAGTAGATTTGGAGAGCCAGACCGACACACACGTTTAATAAATGGGCTCCGCCTTATCTTGTGCCTCTTTGACTATATTAGTGTGACATTTGATTTTCCCcaacacatacaaacaaaaagaagaaactctcAACTCCACCCTACAATCACACAACCCAACAAACCCCACTTGGACTAAATCGAAAGCTCGAGAAATCAATCTTTAGAGTGAGAGAACGAACCAATACCAAAcctttcttccattttttttcttttcttgtttccaGTGATCATCATGCCTCCTGGGTCGAAAAAAAGAAAGgctttgaagaagaagcagcaagaGGAACAGGAATCCATTGGAGCTAGTGCCAACAACAAAGGCTTCAATGGTCATGGTACTCTACTCTCTTTGGTTACTGTTTTGCTTTAATTCAGGGTTATTAGTTGTTGGGATCGATATTAATTTTGGTGGGTTTAGTTGGGGTTTTTAGGGAAATTTTTGTATGTTCTCTCTCAAATGGGTTTGGTGTTAGGtaaaagtttcttcctttttgtcttTTCGATTGGCTTTGATCCTACTTTATAGTGAATCTTTTTAAGGGTTCTTGTGGAGTTTTTATAAGGAATCTCTCACATGTAGTGAGATTTAAGCTAATCTCTGATTCATTTTGCTCCAAAGTTTGTGACTTTACTTTACTTTAATCAATATGACTCGTGTTTAGTTGTCTGTGTGTTGCTTCTTGATTCTTGCAATGTTCCCAAGAGAGTCTTTTATTGCGCCTTTAGCAGTTTCTTTGATCTTTATGTTAAGGGAACATTTCTGGACATGATGAACATGGAAGCCAAGATGAGAGAGAAAGTGATGGCAACCTGAGTTCTCCTGGTTCTCAGGGAAATGATGAATTTGGGGCAAGAGACCCATCTCCTTCACCTCCTCCATCATCTGGTCTGGGGAAAGTCACTGTTAAAGAGAATACAGACATTACTCGGGTAGGAGTGAAAGGTGAAGACTTTATTGCAGTTGGAAGTGGAACGGATCATGAGGAGAATGGTGTGGACAAACCACCCAATTCCTTTCCTGAAAATTTGGCTCACAATTCCAGAGAACTAGCTTCTCAAGAGGCTGGTGGTACTTCAACTTTGGAAATTGCACCTGCTGTTGAATCTGACAAGCCTGTGGGTTCTTCTTCTGCCTCAAAGGTTGTGATGGCTGACAAAAATGAGCAAGTTGAGAGCTCGACAGACTCGGATTCTGTCCAACAGAAGTCTGGTGAAACCGAAGGGAAGCGTGGACTAGAAGAAGCGAAAAAAGGTAACAACATTTCAGGATCTGCTGCAGACACAAGCAAAGAAATCAAGAGAGGGAAAGAATCTGAAGTGCCAGAATGTTCGGAAGAAAGGGTATCTTTTTCGTTCTTTCCTCCTCTACTTGAGATTATTTTCCAGTTTCCTGAATCTTTTGGACATGTCATATGCAGAGTCTTATGCCTTCTGGTCCACCAGTTGTTCGAACCTCATGGTTGAGTTGCTGCGGTTTGTTTGATGTGATGGCAGGATCTGAAAGATAATTTCAGGTTAGTTTAGCCTGTTTAGGAATCTGAGAAGCTGTTTCTTTTATAGATAAATTCTCTAAAACTGCATAACTTAAGACAGACTCTGGGCATCTGAACATCCTAGTAAGATAAGTAAGAGGGTTCGTTGACTTGAGCGGGAATTTTGGATAGTGGATGGCTCCTTAAGTATACTTAAGAGTTTCAATTATTTCTATATTCACACGTAAAACACTTCTTCAGAAGTATTTTTCCTACATTTTCCGGTCATGTTCTTGCTTTGAAGTGTTAAATTGGTTAGAAGTTAGAACCAATGACAATATTCAAGTTATCTAAAAACAACATTAATTTGGCTACCAGTGATATATATAGCAATATTAGCACTGTAGGATTCTAGTCTCTGAAACTTTGTTTGACTGACTCGGTAGCTACCTCGATGTTGTTTAAGTATTCTCTCCATTCTTCTCTAGGAATCAAGTCCATGAATATTGGTTTAATGTGTCCTAATCTTTCTTTTGATGTCATCAATGTCtcggtgatgatgatgaagagcagAAGATAAGCAGAAAAGCATAAATCAGCAAACAATGGACAGCAGAAAAGCTTAAAGAACAGCCAACAAGACAGTATTCATTGGGTCGTATATTCTTCTCTGTACATTCAAGCACTAATGTCTGTCTTTGCAACATAAATTTCTTGTGTTCATGTTTTGGAATTTTTAGATTCATGAGAACAGAACACAGTTCCTACTTTCCTACTCTTTTTCGTATATTCAACAGCACATTAATGGGCTTACCAGATACGGCCTTTTTGAGACGAAAGAATGGGCCTTATGAGTCCGTTAGCTGTTTACTTTAGGACAGCGACATTTAACGAAGCCGCTGACATTTTATGTTTCTCAGATCTGTCAGTGTCGGTGATCGACGCGGCGGCAgagagaataaataaataaaatcttcgAAAACACgaaaaattaattgtttatttaaaaaagcttcttttttctttttttgacaacgggatttttggagtttttaaGGCCGTAAGCTTGCTCACACGAATCAAACCCAACTAGCTTCTTTTACTAGATCCGATCCCGAAATATCCTACTTTCCTTGTTCACAAAGTTGCAATCTTTGAGGATCTTAGGCTCAACCCATTACTTCCTCTGGTAAGATTTGccccaatctttttttttttcagcaagcCTCATTGCTTCTGGGTACTGCTTTGAATGTATGATTCGACCACTGCTCATTGAATCTGTTTTACTAGATAATGTTTGTActgaattgtgattttttttggtgttaaataagttaaatttgattggatccttgtttcaatttttttttaacttttttcaaTTGAGTGTTAAGATCCGAGGTATGTTTTAGTTTGGTCATCTAGATCTGTGACAGCTATGTGtttcttgctttgtttttcaTATCTGCAGAGTTATCTTGTCCTCTGTGACaagttaagaaattttttagcCTAAAAGCTAATGAACATATCACATATGAGTATGAACGTCttttacttatttgtttttggttagtaAGCAGCTACTGGTTTATTGCGCCGTTGTTAACTTTACTTTGTGATTGGTTTTCAGGTGAATGTGAGTAAGGTTGCATTGGCTCGAGGAACATGGCGATGGGGAAGTATTCTCGTGTAGACGGGAAGAAATCATCAAGCTATGGGTTAACCGTTACTATTGTTCTggttattttcttatgtttagTTGGGGCGTGGATGTTCACGTCTTCGTGGTCTGCCCCGGCTGATTCTGTTGACTATTCCTCAAGTGATACTGCAAAAGATGTGGAACCTGTTACTAAGAATGACTTGAGAAAAGACGAAGGCGATCGTGATCAGAAGAACTTTTCTGATGAAAAGAATGAGGAAAAAGAGGCTGTGACTGAGAACAACGAAGTGAAGAATGAGACAGAGAAATCTGCTGAGGGAAACCAGGTCGATGAGAGCTCTGGCGAGACAACTGAGGCAGTCGAGGAAAAAAAGGAGTTTGATGACAGCAAtggtgagaaagagaagaagaatgtaaAAGAAGTAGAATCTGAAAGTGATGAAGCAAGTCAGAAAGAGAAAACGCAACTTGAAGAGAgcattgaagaaaacaaatccgAGGATGGTAGTGGAAACGAAGAAAAGTCTGAAGAAAAACCAGAAGAGAATGCTAGTGAAACTGAAGAAATCAGCACGGAGAAGAGTAACAAGGACGTCTTTCCAGCTGGTGACCAGGCTGAAATTACAAAAGAGTCGAGTACTAGAGATGGAGCTTGGTCGACCCAATTGGTTGAGTCACAGAATGAGAAGAAAGTACAAGAGTCCTCCAAGGACCAAAATAGCTATGGATGGAAAACGTGCAATGTGACTGCTGGGCCAGATTACATCCCTTGCCTTGACAACTGGCAAGTTATCAAGAAGCTTCCAACTACAATGCATTATGAACGTCATTGTCCTGAGGAATCTCCTCATTGTCTTGTGTCATTGTCCTGAGGAATCTCCTCATTGTCTTGTGTCTCTTCCTGATGGTTATAAGCGGTCCATCAAGTGGCCAAAGAGCAGGGAAAAGGTAAACTCCTTCTTTATTCAATTTTTCACCAAAGAACGACACCGTAGAAGAGACATGCTTAACAAGAGAAAGCTCTTACTCTTAACCAGTGCTGAAACTAAGATCCTAGGCTATTTCAGTATCCTCCAACAAATTCCCCTACCTCTCCTTTAAAGCTTTAGCTACCTACAGACGGATGTAAGGTCTGTTGCCGAGCTGGCAAAGTTAGAATTCCCTGCTCCACCCCTAGGCTAGTTACAAATACAAGAAGACTTTATCAATATTTAGAGAAGAACTGCTTGCGCTCCTTTAGAGGATCTGTTTTGACAGCTATTTGTTATGTAAACGCAGATCTGGTACAACAATGTTCCCCACACCAAGCTTGCAGAGATCAAGGGACATCAAAATTGG
This genomic window contains:
- the LOC104786136 gene encoding uncharacterized protein LOC104786136; translated protein: MPPGSKKRKALKKKQQEEQESIGASANNKGFNGHGNISGHDEHGSQDERESDGNLSSPGSQGNDEFGARDPSPSPPPSSGLGKVTVKENTDITRVGVKGEDFIAVGSGTDHEENGVDKPPNSFPENLAHNSRELASQEAGGTSTLEIAPAVESDKPVGSSSASKVVMADKNEQVESSTDSDSVQQKSGETEGKRGLEEAKKGNNISGSAADTSKEIKRGKESEVPECSEERSLMPSGPPVVRTSWLSCCGLFDVMAGSER